Part of the Spartobacteria bacterium genome, CGCGGGAGATGTCTGCTTTTGCTAATGCGTCTGGTGGAAGAATATTTGTTGGTGTGTCGGATGAATCAAAAGCGGTTGGGATACAGGTTGATAATCGGCTGAAATCCCAAATTGAGGATACGGCGCGGAATTGTGATCCTCCGATTCCAATTAAACTGGATGCCGTAGGTCGTATTTTGGTGATTGATGTGCCGGAGAGTTCGAATAAGCCTCATGCCTGTTCCGCGGGATTCTTTATGAGAATCGGAGCGAATGCGCAGAAGCCAACGGTGTCCGGAAAACAGGTCAGATATATGATTTAGTTGCCCGTCTAAAGTACGGCTTAAGCGACTGAAGGGGGCGAGTCGATCGAAAACAGTTG contains:
- a CDS encoding ATP-binding protein; the protein is MDELGISMMTDQELQFILSEGEGLFVEFKERPDKSLAREMSAFANASGGRIFVGVSDESKAVGIQVDNRLKSQIEDTARNCDPPIPIKLDAVGRILVIDVPESSNKPHACSAGFFMRIGANAQKPTVSGKQVRYMI